The Alnus glutinosa chromosome 1, dhAlnGlut1.1, whole genome shotgun sequence region agagcactagtagcagatgacCTATAAGGTTTTATTccttaaaataggaaaaatttgaaaaaaattacaaaaaaaataagccACAACAGTTGCCCTATTTTAGGGCTTCATGCTTGGGTAGTTACAGTGCTATccaatacattgggtagcactgtaccTACCCaatagattattttaataaaaaaagtatatctctctctcctctcccttCAATCCTTCATGTGTCCTTTTCACTCCTCCTCCTTTCTTTCCATTCTCCTTCTTTTCCCAACCAGAACGAGTAGCTAAACTAGCCCCCATTCTCCTTCCTTTCCCACCGTGAACTCTCCTCCTTCTCCGCCTCTGGCGTTCTCCGGGGCTCTAGTGAACTCTCCCTCATCGATCTCCACGCCACCAGTTGAAGCACCTGGACCGGCTGTGAATGGTGCCGTTTCGAACCGATTCGCTGTCGCCGGATCTCTGGCTGTTGTAGTACTCGCTGGAGGAGGGCCCATAATGAATCTCTTGGCGGCCAGAAGAAGAGCATTCAGCAAAGAGTCCTTAGCTCCGAATTGCAAATAATGGCCTTCATTTTGGATCTGCAATGCCAAGAATAACTTGAAAAAATGAGGAAGCTTTGACTAAATTACAAACAATTCTTTGCGATTATGCGAACAACACGATTATTCAATAGGCAAAAACTATTGTAGCACCTTTTGTTTGAGAATCTGGGTGGAGAAGAACTCGACCTCGAAGGGGAGGGAAGGGGAGGGATAGGGGGAGGTGAGGATGGAGGTGGCCACCTCCCAAGCAGTGTCGGTCTGTTGGAACTGCATCGGCCATTGATAAtggtaaaagataaaaaaaatattattttaatatatatgggaAGATAAATGGAAGttgttgtggggtgtttttgtatagggaaaaaaaaagggtagtttgattccttaaattttttctaaattaagaaaaatgataggGAATCTGCTGCTACTGCTCTGACACCCTACATCCTTGAAGACATTATGTACTCACATTCGTATTTGTTTCCATGTAGATTAATTGTCGATGCCGGTGTGTGTTGGGAGATTTGaacaagaaacaaacaaaaaaattgtggATTGTGAAACCTTCGAAATCACAATTGGGAAGCTCCAAAGGTACTTATAAAACCCACCAAATTACATCACAGTGAGTCGCCAAACTTCCCTAACTACTGTACCCTCTAATCTGATCTTCTTCTACCTTGAATCCCAGACCAACACCAAGATTCGTACAAAAGGATCCAAGAAGGTACACAGGTAGGATTAAGATGGCAGCGGCTCGATATATTGTGAGGTCTAAGACAATAATTTTAAAcgaggcatatatatatattatatacatattatatttttttaataattattttccttgcttttaagatttaacattttattgctagtaataaatttgtttgcatattttttttagatttaattattttttttattcttctatgTTTAAAGCTTTTCATAACTAATGCATATTTCtaacatatatttataattaaaaatattataaataaaaaggtcacataaaagaataatagaatagaACCTGGATTATCAATTAAGCTTcactttataataaaattatgtaaCACTTTTAACcttcataataattttttttttaataattagtaaCTAATTTATAcagacaaaataataaattggcATCCTTTCGTAGTTCTATATGCCTAATATTAGTTTATTAATATAAGTTCCTTTCCGGCTTTCccttattttcttgaaaataaaaaaataaaaaaatactgaagTTGCATTGGAAAATGgctgaaaaacaaagaaaagatgaattcaaaaaaaaaaaaaaaaaaaacaaagaaatgacaACACGTTTTGTTTGAAATGACTATAGCCATTATGACTATCAAAAAAGGTCAAGCTCTCCACAGGATCGAAAACAAAGTGAAGAGatcttaaaaaaagagaaaaaaaaaaaaaaaagcagagcTTGACGGTGTTCAATACCTCACTTTAACTAGGTGCGAGATTGCCGAATGGAGTGGAGTCGAGGAGAGAGGCCGGAGGTTAGAGTTGGCTGTTGGTTAAGCGGGCGAGCTTGAAGCAGTGGTCCTGCGCCTCCTAGGCTCCTACTTCTTGGCTGCCGGAGGAAGCTTTAGGTAATTTGCTGAGAGagattgttttgttatttttatttattattattttttttttcaaaacaaagaaaaagtgcTATTTGCTTCTTCTATTGATTTTTCTATACGGGAGTTATAGAGTCTCAAATGGAGAGATAATGCAATGTTAAAATTTGTGTATCTAGGCATCTGACGGTTGGTTTTTCTATGTGAGTGTTCTTTAATCTAtcaaaggaaaagataaatcactgtatttatttttctttggcaaaaTCTTGTGTTTCTGGGCCTTACGGTTGATTTTCCGTGGGATTTAGAGTCTCTGAAAGGAGGgttgatgcattttttttcttcttttctttagcAAAATCGTTGTGCACTATAAttgggctctttttttttttttttttttttttttataaaaaaactgtcttaattttttcatatctATAGAGCATAATACTATTTTTGGGGACCTTTTTCCACTGGGGGCCTATTTTTGGGGGCCTTTTTCCACTGGGGAAGAGCCGACCCTGGATGGCAGTTTGTACATGATCGATAAGTGCTTGATTAAATGTCTCACTGATGACTGCTTGGGCATTTTGGCTTTCAGGGACAATTTGTATATCGTCAAGACGTCAACGATGAGAGTGTACAATGGTTTCAAAGAGATTCTGAACATTCAGAAATTTTGGAGAATTGTGTCCTATACCGGATTCTACTGCTTCGCTGCGGTCGTGAGCTATGCTTACACGAGTAACACGTGAGTCTAGTACCACTTCACAAGCTCCTGTATAATgctaaaaactaataaaaaatgtcTTGGTCTTGGTGCTTATGTTTTTATGGCCTTCTCTATTTTGTggccttttttgttttgggtttttggtgTTGCAGAACGAGAGCTGGGTATTCTAGAGCTGACCAATACTATGCGTCTTATCCTGCTGGAACCGAGCTCTTGACCGACACAACTAAGGTTTATGAGAAATATGATTTCAGAGTTTCACTTTGCAGTTTTGGATGTGACTAATGTCTCTTTTTGATATAATATTGGTCTTTCACTTTGGATTGAAATTTGAGTTTTTGATTTGTTGCTAGTTATATAAAGCTGCACTTGGCAATTGTTTCGAAGTGGAAGAGTGGGGTCCACTTGAGTTCTGCATCATGGCAAAACACTTTGAACGTCAAGGGAAATCGCCATACCAATATCATGCAGTAAGTGCTGCAATGCTACTTATTGAGTATACTCAGTTTTTGCATCTGTATGATATGATTACACTCAGTTTTGTTTGCTGGTGAAAGCTGATTGATCAATTACATCTAGTAACTTTTTTACATGTACGAATTCATTGCCTTTTTCCTTGTACATGTTGCTATTGTATATATTCGGACCATTGAAGTAAAAAATTGATGCTTAAAGATTAGATGCATgaaatcttgaaatttttgttatgTAATTTACTTGTAAGCTGGTCCTCATTTTCTGTAATGATCCTGTTTTGGTGAAAATTGTTTTGCACCTTCAATTGCTAAGTATAAACTTTAACCTAGTCATTGATCTTCTTTTTATTACAGTCAAATGGGGGGTGGATTGTTGTTGAAATAGAGTTTCTAAGGTTTCCCAGATTGGCTCgagtaaataaatttttgaaaaggtaAATTGTGGGTTCTTCTAGAATATCATCTGGTGATCCTAAAATTCTATTTGGGTAAGTTGGTCCGGAAAGAGGACTAACTGAAAGATTTCAGGTGCATATTTATAGGTGGGGATGCAATGTTGGTGCAAATTCCCTTTTATAAGCTGATTTTGTGTCTTCCTGGTACTCTATTCCCCATTTCCACCAAAGGTACATCTCAAGTACAATCGCCTGCCGCTTGCTAGCTTCTTTACATCAAGCTTTgggttaaaaattaaaagtttatttGTTCCCCTTCTAGCAAGGGGAAAACTGATTTGTTAAGTAATGAAGTTCTTGAGCATAAGGTTGTACATGTATAGTGGTTAATGTTTGACCGCAACTGGCCCCAAGTGAAATATGAGCCTTAAGGAAATGTAAAGACCAAAAGAGAATGTTCATGGATCTTCAATGCTTAGGCatatttggaattttatttGCTTGTGCTGGCTCTATTTGGGTTGCTTGGATTCAAACTTATTTGCTGAAAGGAAGGAGTTTCTGGAGGGTTAAAATTCCTTCAAATTGTTCTTGGTGCTGGAGAAAATTGCTTAAACTTTGGGAGTTTGCTAGGAACTGTATTAAGTTTGAAGTTGGGGATGGTAGCAATATTCATATGTGGTATGATTAGTGGCACCCTTCTGGTGTGTTGATTGAGAAGTATGGCCCTCGGATTGTTTATGATGCTAGTAGCCGGTTAGATGCCAAACTTATTTCTGTCTTGAATAATAGAAATTGGTGTTGGAAGCCTACTAGGTTTGAGGCTCTTGTGGAGATTCAATGTCGTCTTCCGGAAGTTTCTTTAGGTCTTGTTGATAAGCCAGTGTGGCATATTGCTCGTAAAGGTTCTTATGTTTGTTCTGACACTTGGGAGTTTTTGAGGGGAAAGAAACCTGATGTTCTTTGGTGGCATTTAATATGGTTTCCTTTAGCTATTCCAAAACAAGTGTTTATCCTCTGGTTGGCTGTTCAGAATCGCCTTACTACGGGAGATCGTCTTTTGGTGTGGGGATTTCAAGGAGatattaattgtgttttttgtAGGCATGGTGTTGAGAGTAGAGATCATTTGTTTTTCGATTGTAGTTTCAGTTCTCGTATATGGCGTACTTGTATGCAACGTTGTCCTTTTATTGCTACTCATACTGATTGGCAGTGTTTGTTGGATGATGGTTGTAATCACTGGAAGAAGAAGACTTTGGCTGGGATTCTGTGTAGGCTTGTTTTCAGTTCTGCAGTGTATAACATTTGGCGTGCTAGGAATGAAATTAAGTTTCATGGGCACCCCAAATCTGAAGAACAGATTCTGAAGTTGATATTTTGGGAAGTTCGTATTAGAATGTCTGGCTCAAGCAAATTTAAGAAAACTAGGGAGAATATTAGAATTTGTCAAATCTGGAATTTAGCTTGTTCTGTTTTGTATTAGTTCCAgatttgtttctttgttgtttctatttgttgtttcttttgctttgttGGTTTTTGCTGCTATTGTGATATAGTGGCTCTGGTTGTATTGTTGTTTCTTTGCTCACTTTTGG contains the following coding sequences:
- the LOC133858803 gene encoding uncharacterized protein LOC133858803; the encoded protein is MIDKCLIKCLTDDCLGILAFRDNLYIVKTSTMRVYNGFKEILNIQKFWRIVSYTGFYCFAAVVSYAYTSNTTRAGYSRADQYYASYPAGTELLTDTTKLYKAALGNCFEVEEWGPLEFCIMAKHFERQGKSPYQYHAQYMAHLLSHGQLDGSG